TATTGATTTAAACAAAGTAGAAGATGTTGTATATTCGTCTGTAGTACCACACTTAAACGATATATTTAATTATTTAGCAAAAAAATATTTTAAATGTAATCCATATATTTTAAATGTTGGTAATATAGATGAAAATTTAATTACTTTCACTACAACTACTGAAAGAAATTTAGGAGCAGATAGAATAGCAACTATACTTGCAATGAAAAAATATGTTAAAGATAGAGAATGTATAATACTTGATTTTGGAACAGCAACTACATTTGAAGTGGTTAGAGATGGTAAATATCTTGGTGGAGCTATACTACCAGGTATAGACTTATCTATTAATGCCCTATTCCAAAACACAGCCAAATTACCTAAAGTTACTTTTAAAAAACCTGAAGAAGTATTAGGTAATACTACAGTTACTCAAATAAATGTTGGTATATATTATTCAAATATAGGTGCTATTAAAGAATTAATTAGTCAATACAAGAAAATATATCCATATGCTTATGTAGTATCTACTGGTGGGCAAGGAAAAGTAATAACAGAAGATTTAAAAGAATATATA
The genomic region above belongs to Streptobacillus canis and contains:
- a CDS encoding type III pantothenate kinase — translated: MILGFDIGNTHICPIIYDKNGNILEKFRIPSKTNLTEDTLFATLKTLCDFKNIDLNKVEDVVYSSVVPHLNDIFNYLAKKYFKCNPYILNVGNIDENLITFTTTTERNLGADRIATILAMKKYVKDRECIILDFGTATTFEVVRDGKYLGGAILPGIDLSINALFQNTAKLPKVTFKKPEEVLGNTTVTQINVGIYYSNIGAIKELISQYKKIYPYAYVVSTGGQGKVITEDLKEYIDEYKSNLCEEGIFEFYLYKTNK